A single region of the Calditerricola satsumensis genome encodes:
- the topA gene encoding type I DNA topoisomerase — protein sequence MAKALVIVESPAKAKTIGKYLGRGYIVKASMGHVRDLPKSQMGVDIEKGFEPKYITIRGKGNILKELREASKKVKQVFLAADPDREGEAIAWHLTNILELDPSAPCRVVFNEITKNAVREAFAHPRPINMDLVNAQQARRILDRLVGYKISPLLWKKVKKGLSAGRVQSVAVKLIIDREKEIRNFVPEEYWTVTAHLLADGTPFEARFYGYGAEKAELKNEDEVKALLARLEGKPFVVREVTERQRRRHPVPPFTTSTLQQEAARKLGFRATKTMMLAQQLYEGVELGAEGAVGLITYMRTDSTRVSTVAQEEARTYIAQTFGKDYLPEAPRTFAKQEKAQDAHEAIRPTSVFREPERVKPYLTRDQYRLYKLIWERFVASQMASAVLDTMTVDIDAGGATFRATGSVVRFPGFMKLYVEGTDDEKNEEDRILPPMRPGQTLAVASIEPKQHFTQPPPRYTEARLVKTMEELGIGRPSTYAPTLETIQKRGYVTLENKRFVPTELGEAVNALMEEFFPEIVDVQFTAKMEEALDRIEEGRVPWTRVLEEFYEWFSKQLEEAEEKMERVELADEVSDETCAKCGRPLVYKMGRFGRFLACSGFPECRFTKPIVKSTGARCPQCGGELVERRSKRGRIFYGCARYPECEFVSWDRPVARPCPTCGGLLVEKGGKKKERLVACTQCDFQAEEDPSGAAEGAANEGPPSEAETTHVGGEAT from the coding sequence TTGGCCAAAGCGCTGGTCATCGTCGAGTCGCCCGCCAAGGCCAAGACGATCGGCAAGTACCTGGGACGCGGCTACATCGTCAAGGCGTCGATGGGCCACGTTCGGGACTTGCCGAAAAGCCAAATGGGTGTGGACATCGAGAAGGGGTTTGAACCCAAATACATCACGATTCGCGGGAAAGGCAACATCCTGAAGGAGCTGCGCGAAGCGTCAAAAAAGGTGAAGCAGGTGTTCCTGGCCGCCGACCCCGATCGCGAAGGGGAGGCCATCGCCTGGCACCTGACGAACATCCTCGAACTGGATCCCTCGGCCCCGTGCCGGGTGGTGTTCAACGAGATCACGAAAAACGCGGTCCGCGAGGCCTTTGCCCATCCGCGGCCGATCAATATGGACCTCGTCAATGCCCAGCAGGCGCGCCGCATCCTCGACCGCCTGGTGGGCTACAAGATTAGCCCGCTTCTCTGGAAAAAAGTGAAAAAAGGCCTCAGCGCCGGGCGCGTGCAGTCCGTCGCCGTCAAGCTCATCATTGACCGGGAGAAGGAGATCCGCAATTTCGTCCCGGAAGAGTACTGGACGGTGACGGCCCATCTTTTGGCCGACGGCACGCCCTTTGAGGCGCGTTTTTACGGCTACGGCGCGGAGAAGGCCGAACTGAAGAACGAGGACGAGGTGAAGGCCCTGCTGGCGCGGCTGGAAGGGAAACCCTTCGTCGTGCGCGAGGTGACGGAGCGGCAGCGGCGGCGCCATCCCGTCCCGCCCTTCACCACCAGCACGCTCCAGCAGGAGGCGGCGCGCAAGCTGGGCTTCCGCGCGACGAAGACGATGATGCTGGCCCAGCAGCTGTATGAAGGGGTCGAACTGGGGGCGGAAGGAGCCGTTGGCTTGATCACCTACATGCGCACGGACTCGACGCGCGTCTCCACCGTCGCCCAGGAGGAGGCCCGCACGTACATCGCCCAAACGTTTGGGAAGGACTACTTGCCGGAAGCGCCGCGCACCTTCGCCAAGCAGGAGAAGGCCCAGGACGCCCACGAGGCGATCCGCCCGACGTCGGTGTTCCGCGAACCGGAGCGGGTGAAGCCGTATTTGACCCGCGACCAGTATCGCCTGTACAAGCTGATCTGGGAGCGCTTCGTGGCCAGCCAGATGGCGTCGGCCGTTCTCGACACGATGACCGTCGACATCGACGCCGGCGGCGCCACCTTCCGGGCCACGGGTTCGGTGGTCCGCTTCCCCGGGTTCATGAAGCTGTACGTGGAGGGGACGGACGACGAGAAGAACGAGGAGGACCGCATCCTGCCGCCGATGCGGCCGGGCCAGACCCTGGCTGTGGCGTCGATCGAGCCCAAGCAGCATTTCACCCAGCCGCCGCCTCGCTACACCGAGGCGCGCCTGGTGAAGACGATGGAGGAGCTGGGCATCGGTCGGCCAAGCACCTATGCGCCGACGCTGGAGACGATCCAGAAGCGCGGGTACGTGACGCTGGAGAACAAGCGCTTTGTGCCGACGGAACTGGGCGAAGCGGTCAATGCGCTCATGGAGGAGTTTTTCCCGGAAATTGTCGACGTCCAGTTCACGGCCAAGATGGAAGAGGCCCTCGACCGCATTGAAGAGGGGCGCGTGCCGTGGACCCGCGTGCTGGAGGAGTTTTACGAGTGGTTCTCCAAGCAGCTGGAAGAAGCGGAGGAAAAGATGGAACGGGTGGAGCTGGCCGATGAGGTGTCGGACGAGACGTGCGCCAAGTGCGGCCGGCCCCTCGTCTACAAGATGGGCCGCTTCGGCCGCTTCCTGGCGTGCTCGGGGTTCCCGGAATGCCGCTTCACCAAGCCGATTGTCAAGAGCACCGGAGCCCGGTGCCCCCAATGCGGCGGCGAGCTCGTCGAACGGCGCTCCAAGCGCGGCCGGATTTTTTACGGTTGCGCGCGGTATCCCGAATGCGAGTTCGTCTCCTGGGACCGTCCCGTGGCGCGGCCCTGCCCGACGTGCGGCGGGCTGCTCGTGGAAAAGGGCGGGAAGAAAAAGGAGCGGCTCGTCGCCTGCACGCAGTGCGACTTCCAGGCGGAAGAAGACCCATCGGGCGCCGCGGAAGGCGCGGCGAACGAGGGCCCACCGTCGGAAGCGGAAACGACACACGTTGGAGGTGAGGCGACGTGA